A single region of the Hippoglossus hippoglossus isolate fHipHip1 chromosome 17, fHipHip1.pri, whole genome shotgun sequence genome encodes:
- the LOC117778226 gene encoding phosphoglucomutase-1-like: MDNIPLQVLTVPTAPYPDQRPGTSGLRRRVVVFQSRRNYLHNFIQSIFSSIDLRDRQGSTVVVGGDGRFFNRTAIEVIVQMAAANGVGHLIIGHHGIMSTPAISCVVRKYKAIGAIILTASHNPGGPDGDFGIKFNTANGGPAKEAVTNKIFQLSRTIEEFAICPGLRLDLTTLGKQMFDLENKFKPFTVEIVDSVESYANLLRNIFDFAALKELLSGQSRIKIRLDAMHGVVGPYVRRILCEELGCPANSAINCVPLEDFGGQHPDPNLTYAVDLVESMRDGQYDFGAAFDGDGDRNMILGKHSFFVSPSDSVAVIADNIFCIPYFQHTGVRGFARSMPTSAALDRVASATKIELYETPTGWKFFGNLMDAGRLSLCGEESFGTGGDHIREKDGLWAVLAWLSILATRRQCVEDIVKDHWLKYGRNYFTRYDYENVDIDAACEMMEDLEIMISDKAFLRKRFAVGDKIYQVEKADNFEYTDPVDSTISRNQGLRIIFSDGSRIIYRLNGTGSEGATVRIYIDSYEKEHIFEDTQVMLSPLATIALKISQLHHRTGRSGPSVIT; this comes from the exons atggaCAACATTCCTCTGCAAGTGTTGACCGTCCCCACGGCCCCCTACCCTGACCAGAGGCCCGGGACCAGCGGCCTTAGGAGAAGAGTCGTTGTATTTCAGTCCAGGAGGAACTATCTGCACAACTTCATCCAGAGTATCTTCTCCTCCATTGACCTGCGTGACCGCCAGGGCTCCACAGTCGTGGTCGGGGGAGACGGACGCTTCTTTAATCGAACAGCAATCGAGGTCATTGTGCAGATGGCAGCTGCCAACGGG GTGGGCCATCTGATCATCGGACACCATGGGATAATGTCCACCCCAGCCATCTCCTGTGTGGTCAGGAAATACAAAGCCATTGGCGCCATCATCCTCACTGCCAGCCATAACCCCGGTGGACCTGATGGAGACTTTGGCATTAAGTTCAACACTGCCAATGGAG GTCCAGCTAAGGAGGCCGTCACAAACAAGATCTTTCAACTCAGCAGAACCATCGAGGAGTTCGCCATCTGCCCCGGACTCCGACTGGATCTGACCACCCTCGGGAAACAGATGTTTGATCTGGAGAACAAGTTCAAACCATTTACTG tggAAATTGTGGACTCGGTGGAATCCTACGCCAACTTGTTGAGGAATATCTTTGACTTTGCGGCCCTGAAGGAGCTTCTGTCTGGACAGAGCCGCATCAAGATAAGACTGGATGCCATGCACGGGG TGGTAGGACCATATGTGAGGAGGATACTGTGTGAGGAGCTGGGCTGCCCGGCCAATTCTGCCATTAACTGTGTCCCACTGGAGGATTTTGGGGGTCAACACCCCGACCCTAACCTCACCTACGCTGTGGATCTGGTTGAGAGCATGAGAGATGGACAGTATgattttggtgcagcttttgATGGAGACGGG GACCGTAACATGATCCTTGGTAAACACAGCTTTTTCGTCTCCCCATCTGACTCCGTGGCTGTGATCGCCGACAACATCTTCTGCATCCCGTACTTCCAGCATACAGGGGTGAGAGGCTTCGCTCGCAGCATGCCCACAAGTGCAGCCTTAGACAG AGTAGCCAGTGCAACAAAAATAGAGCTATATGAAACTCCCACTGGGTGGAAGTTCTTTGGGAACCTGATGGATGCAGGccgactctctctctgtggagaggAAAGCTTTGGTACAG GTGGAGACCATATTAGGGAGAAGGATGGGCTCTGGGCCGTGCTGGCATGGCTGTCCATCTTGGCCACCAGGAGGCAGTGTGTGGAAGATATTGTCAAGGACCACTGGCTGAAATATGGAAGAAATTACTTCACCAG ATATGACTATGAGAACGTGGACATAGATGCGGCCTGTGAGATGATGGAGGATTTGGAGATCATGATTTCCGACAAGGCCTTCTTGAGGAAGAGATTTGCTGTGGGGGACAAAATCTACCAAGTGGAAAAAGCGGACAACTTCGAGTACACAGATCCTGTGGACAGCACCATCTCCAGGAACCAG GGTCTGCGGATAATCTTCTCTGATGGTTCTCGGATCATCTACAGACTTAATGGGACAGGTAGTGAAGGAGCAACAGTTCGAATCTACATTGACAGCTATGAGAAGGAGCACATTTTTGAAGACACTCAG GTGATGCTGTCGCCCCTGGCAACAATTGCTCTGAAGATTTCCCAGCTCCATCACAGGACAGGTCGAAGTGGCCCATCGGTCATCACATGA
- the LOC117778227 gene encoding angiopoietin-related protein 3-like, whose translation MRIMIIPVVLVLSAACLPALCSKGDPTVVEARASAETRSPFAALDDVRLLASGLLQLGQSLREFVQRTKGQINDIFQKLNIFDHSFYQLSVLASEIKEDGEELKKTAVVLKANNEEIKGLSFEINSKVDNILQEKSRLQNKVEGLEMKLSSLSQGLVTTEQVVEINSLRAVIHSQETSITELLNAVRDQSDQINYQRGKIKNLEEKLTVNRLAQETIERTPETFNAEAPTLSPFLNSNSTGNTEMHLSSDCSELFNRGERVSGVYAIRPNGSEPFMAFCDMSRDYGVTVIQRRRDGSVNFDQTWEKYENGFGDFQGEFWLGLKKFHALAAQGASVLHIQLEDWKQSKHFMEYRFNIDGPESNYAIHLTHLSGELPDPMGNHTGMMFSTKDRDNDNHQDFNCAHIYTGGWWFNACGDTNLNGRYFPVRPKGRSERRRGIQWKSGRKASYSFKLTEISLHRGAPPSSTSSASESDISL comes from the exons ATGAGAATAATGATAATTCCAGTAGTGCTTGTCCTGTCTGCTGCCTGTCTCCCTGCCCTCTGCAGCAAAGGGGACCCTACCGTCGTCGAGGCCCGGGCCTCGGCTGAGACCCGCTCCCCCTTCGCTGCCCTGGACGATGTGCGTCTCCTGGCGAGCGGCCTCCTCCAGCTGGGCCAGAGCCTGCGGGAGTTCGTGCAGAGGACGAAGGGACAGATAAACGACATCTTCCAGAAGCTCAACATCTTCGACCACTCCTTCTACCAGCTGTCGGTGCTCGCCAGCGAAATCAAGGAGGACGgcgaggagctgaagaagaccGCTGTGGTGCTGAAGGCCAACAACGAGGAGATTAAAGGCCTGTCTTTTGAGATCAACTCCAAGGTGGACAAcatcctgcaggagaagagtCGACTGCAGAACAAAGTGGAGGGCCTGGAGATGAAGCTGAGCAGTCTGTCGCAAGGCCTGGTGACCACCGAGCAAGTGGTAGAGATCAATAGCCTCAGG GCTGTGATCCACAGTCAGGAGACGAGCATCACTGAGCTGCTGAACGCTGTGAGGGATCAGAGCGACCAGATCAACTACCAGAGAGGCAAGATCAAGAACCTCGAGGAAAAG ctAACAGTCAACAGATTAGCCCAAGAGACCATTGAGAGGACGCCTGAGACCTTCAACGCTGAAGCTCCGACACTCAGCCCTTTTCTGAACTCAAACTCTACAGGCAACACAGAAATGC atctgtCATCAGACTGCAGCGAGCTGTTCAACAGAGGGGAGCGAGTCAGTGGCGTCTACGCCATCAGACCCAACGGATCAGAGCCTTTCATGGCCTTTTGTGACATGAGCAGAG attatgGAGTAACAGTCATCCAGCGAAGGAGGGATGGTTCTGTGAATTTTGACCAAACCTGGGAGAAGTATGAAAACGGGTTTGGGGATTTTCAAG GAGAGTTTTGGCTGGGTCTCAAGAAGTTCCATGCTCTCGCCGCTCAGGGCGCCTCCGTCCTTCACATCCAGCTGGAGGACTGGAAACAGAGCAAACACTTTATGGAATACAGATTTAACATCGATGGTCCAGAGAGCAACTACGCCATTCACCTCACGCACCTGTCTGGAGAATTGCCAGACCCCATGGGCAACCACACCGGCATGATGTTCTCCACCAAGGACAGGGACAATGACAACCACCAGGACTTCAACTGCGCCCACATCTACACGG GTGGATGGTGGTTCAACGCCTGTGGAGACACCAACCTGAATGGCAGATATTTTCCTGTGAGACCAAAGGGGCGTTCAGAGCGTAGGAGGGGGATTCAGTGGAAGTCTGGTCGAAAAGCTTCATACTCCTTCAAGCTCACAGAGATTTCATTGCACCGAGGAGCTCCACCTTCCTCCACCTCATCTGCCTCTGAGTCAGACATCTCTCTCTGA